One window from the genome of Micromonospora aurantiaca ATCC 27029 encodes:
- the rph gene encoding rifamycin-inactivating phosphotransferase: MTGRYVWQLHEVDETRIAAVGGKGAHLGALTRIDGVRVPPGFCVTTDAFRLVARTPSLAGPLDRLARADADDPAALRTAAAEVRRVVERTALPGDVAAAVTAALAGLGADAAYAVRSSATAEDLPTASFAGQQDTYLNVVGTAEVLRHVSRCWASLFTDRGVTYRRRHGIDDRAVDMAVVVQLMVVPDAAGIMFTADPVTGNRTVVSVEAGFGLGEALVSGLVNPDVFTVRDGAVAGRTIGAKARAVHAVPGGGTRETPVDPARQAQPALTDAQAVRLAALGRRIEARFGCPQDIEWALTGDDIHILQSRPITTLFPVPAAADGRFHVYLSVGHQQMMTDAMKPLGLSMWRLTAMAPMHEAGGRLFVDATPHLSTPAGRTAFLGMIGRADPLTRDALDTVLARDVVPAAPDPAPAGPPVGGPPPSIDTDPAIVTTLVERSRESLAALRRDVRGRSGPELFDFLVEAFAEHKRVLTDPVSAQVIMAGMQATWWLNDKLGEWLGERDAADTLTLSAPGNVTAEMGLALLDVADVVRAYPEVVAFLRDAAGDGFLDELPKLPGGVEARDAIAGYLDRYGMRCVGEIDITRPRWSEHPATLVPLILDNVRTFAPGAAARRFAQGRERAEAKAREVLDRLRALPDGERRAAETQAVIERVRTFAGYREYPKYDIVSRYAVYKQALMGEARRLVRAGVLAGPEDVFYLTFDEFREVAATGSVDAALIRSRREEFRAHRALTPPRVLTSDGEALNGSYRRDDVPPGALAGLAVSAGVVEGRARVVADLAGADLEPGDILVTAHTDPSWTPLFVAVAGLVTEVGGLMTHGAVIAREYGLPAVVAVPDATRLIPDGGRIRVHGTDGYVELLS, encoded by the coding sequence ATGACCGGACGGTACGTGTGGCAACTGCACGAGGTCGACGAGACGCGGATCGCCGCGGTCGGCGGCAAGGGCGCGCACCTGGGGGCGTTGACGCGGATCGACGGGGTGCGCGTACCCCCGGGTTTCTGCGTCACCACCGACGCCTTCCGGCTGGTGGCGCGGACGCCGTCGCTGGCCGGCCCGCTGGACCGGCTCGCCCGCGCGGACGCGGACGACCCGGCGGCGCTCCGGACGGCCGCAGCCGAGGTGCGTCGCGTCGTCGAGCGGACCGCGCTACCGGGCGACGTCGCGGCGGCGGTCACCGCCGCGCTGGCCGGGCTCGGCGCGGACGCCGCGTACGCCGTGCGGTCGAGCGCGACCGCCGAGGACCTGCCGACCGCCTCGTTCGCGGGCCAGCAGGACACCTACCTGAACGTGGTCGGCACGGCCGAGGTGCTGCGGCACGTGAGCCGCTGCTGGGCCTCGCTGTTCACCGACCGGGGGGTGACCTACCGGCGGCGCCACGGCATCGACGACCGTGCCGTGGACATGGCCGTGGTGGTGCAGCTGATGGTCGTCCCGGACGCGGCCGGGATCATGTTCACCGCCGACCCGGTGACCGGGAACCGGACGGTGGTCTCGGTGGAGGCCGGCTTCGGTCTCGGTGAGGCCCTGGTCTCCGGCCTGGTGAACCCGGACGTCTTCACGGTGCGCGACGGCGCGGTGGCCGGCCGGACGATCGGCGCGAAGGCGCGGGCGGTGCACGCGGTGCCCGGCGGCGGCACCCGGGAGACGCCAGTCGACCCGGCGCGGCAGGCCCAGCCCGCGCTGACCGACGCGCAGGCGGTACGCCTCGCCGCGCTGGGACGGCGGATCGAGGCGCGCTTCGGGTGCCCGCAGGACATCGAGTGGGCCCTGACCGGCGACGACATCCACATCCTCCAGAGCCGGCCGATCACCACGCTGTTCCCGGTGCCGGCGGCCGCCGACGGGCGGTTCCACGTCTACCTGTCGGTCGGCCACCAACAGATGATGACCGACGCGATGAAGCCGCTGGGCCTGTCGATGTGGCGGCTGACCGCCATGGCGCCGATGCACGAGGCGGGTGGGCGGCTGTTCGTCGACGCCACGCCGCACCTGTCCACCCCGGCGGGTCGTACCGCGTTCCTGGGCATGATCGGCCGGGCCGACCCGCTCACCCGGGACGCGCTGGACACGGTCCTCGCCCGGGACGTCGTACCGGCCGCGCCGGACCCGGCCCCGGCCGGCCCGCCCGTGGGCGGCCCGCCGCCCTCGATCGACACCGACCCGGCGATCGTCACCACGCTCGTCGAACGCAGCCGGGAGTCTCTCGCCGCCCTGCGCCGCGACGTCCGCGGCCGCTCCGGACCCGAGCTGTTCGACTTCCTGGTCGAGGCGTTCGCCGAGCACAAGCGGGTGCTCACCGATCCGGTGAGCGCCCAGGTGATCATGGCGGGAATGCAGGCCACCTGGTGGCTCAACGACAAGCTGGGGGAGTGGCTCGGCGAACGCGACGCCGCCGACACGCTCACGCTCTCCGCGCCCGGCAACGTCACCGCCGAGATGGGCCTGGCGCTGCTCGACGTGGCGGACGTGGTCCGCGCGTACCCAGAGGTGGTGGCGTTCCTGCGGGACGCCGCCGGCGACGGGTTCCTGGACGAGCTGCCGAAGCTGCCCGGCGGCGTCGAGGCGCGCGACGCCATCGCCGGCTACCTCGACCGGTACGGCATGCGCTGCGTCGGCGAGATCGACATCACCCGGCCACGGTGGAGCGAGCACCCGGCCACGCTCGTCCCGCTGATCCTGGACAACGTCCGCACCTTCGCCCCGGGCGCCGCTGCGCGCCGCTTCGCCCAGGGCCGGGAGCGGGCCGAGGCGAAGGCCCGGGAGGTGCTGGACCGCCTGCGCGCGCTCCCCGACGGCGAGCGCAGGGCCGCCGAGACGCAGGCCGTGATCGAGCGGGTACGGACGTTCGCCGGCTACCGGGAGTACCCGAAGTACGACATCGTGAGCCGTTACGCCGTCTACAAGCAGGCGCTGATGGGCGAGGCCCGCCGGCTGGTGCGCGCCGGTGTGCTCGCCGGTCCGGAGGACGTCTTCTACCTCACCTTCGACGAGTTCCGCGAGGTCGCGGCCACCGGCTCTGTGGACGCCGCGCTGATCCGCAGCCGCCGGGAGGAGTTCCGGGCGCACCGGGCGCTCACCCCGCCCCGGGTGCTCACCTCCGACGGCGAGGCGCTGAACGGCTCGTACCGGCGCGACGACGTGCCACCGGGCGCCCTGGCCGGGCTGGCGGTCTCGGCCGGCGTCGTCGAGGGGCGGGCGCGGGTCGTGGCGGACCTGGCCGGCGCCGACCTGGAGCCGGGCGACATCCTCGTCACCGCACACACCGACCCGAGCTGGACGCCGCTGTTCGTGGCCGTCGCGGGCCTGGTGACGGAGGTCGGCGGGCTGATGACGCACGGCGCGGTGATCGCCCGTGAGTACGGCCTGCCCGCAGTGGTGGCGGTGCCGGACGCGACCCGGCTGATCCCGGACGGTGGGCGGATCCGCGTGCACGGCACCGACGGGTACGTCGAGCTGCTGTCCTGA
- a CDS encoding MerR family transcriptional regulator, whose amino-acid sequence MRIGELSARTGVSARSIRYYEQQGLLAAVRTASGQRVFAESAVDRVRLIQRLFDAGLSSRRMAELLPCVTDPEVRTSWLTDRLREERTRMTAEMARLAHAVAVLDDVVSDMTVTEDTRDPAA is encoded by the coding sequence ATGCGGATCGGGGAGCTGTCGGCGCGGACCGGGGTGAGCGCCCGGTCCATCCGGTACTACGAGCAGCAGGGGCTGCTCGCCGCCGTGCGCACCGCGAGCGGGCAGCGGGTCTTCGCCGAGTCGGCCGTGGACCGGGTCCGGCTCATCCAGCGGCTGTTCGACGCCGGGCTGAGCAGCCGCCGGATGGCCGAGCTGCTGCCCTGCGTGACCGATCCGGAGGTCCGCACCTCGTGGCTCACCGACCGGCTGCGCGAGGAGCGGACCCGGATGACAGCCGAGATGGCACGGCTCGCGCACGCCGTCGCGGTGCTCGACGACGTGGTGTCCGACATGACAGTGACCGAGGACACCCGGGATCCGGCCGCCTGA
- a CDS encoding endo-1,4-beta-xylanase, with protein MRRKRALLTTGILAGALAAGMAVALAPAASAGTTLRAAAAEKGRYFGAAVATGKLSDNTYATVLNREFNSVVAENEMKWDATEPQQGRFSYTGGDRLVSHARANGMSVRGHTLLWHAQQPSWAQGLSGSALRNAAINHVTQVATHFRGQIYAWDVVNEAFADGGSGGRRDSNLQRTGNDWIEAAFRAARAADPGAKLCYNDYNTDGINAKSTGIYNMVRDFKSRGVPIDCVGFQSHLGTTIPGDYQANLQRFADLGVEVQITELDVMTGGNQANIYAAVTRACLAVSRCTGITVWGVRDCDSWRGSDNALLFDCAGNKKAAYNAVLDALNAGGNNPPPTTTPPPNNPTTPPPGQGGCSASVSLNSWTGGFVATVKVTAGSSGTRGWTVTMTLPGGASITNTWSATASGSSGTVRFANVSYNGQLGAGQSTEFGFQGNGSGSGMTPTCSAT; from the coding sequence ATGAGACGAAAGAGAGCCTTGCTGACCACCGGCATCCTGGCCGGCGCGCTCGCCGCCGGGATGGCGGTGGCCCTGGCGCCGGCCGCGAGCGCCGGCACCACGCTGCGCGCGGCGGCGGCCGAGAAGGGCCGCTACTTCGGCGCCGCCGTCGCCACCGGCAAGCTGTCCGACAACACGTACGCCACGGTGCTGAACCGCGAGTTCAACTCCGTGGTGGCCGAGAACGAGATGAAGTGGGACGCCACCGAGCCGCAGCAGGGGCGGTTCAGCTACACCGGCGGCGACCGGTTGGTCAGCCACGCCCGCGCGAACGGCATGTCGGTACGCGGGCACACGCTGCTCTGGCACGCCCAGCAGCCGTCGTGGGCACAGGGCCTGTCCGGCAGCGCGCTGCGCAACGCCGCGATCAACCACGTCACCCAGGTGGCCACCCACTTCCGGGGGCAGATCTACGCCTGGGACGTGGTGAACGAGGCGTTCGCCGACGGCGGCAGCGGCGGGCGCCGCGACTCGAACCTGCAGCGCACCGGCAACGACTGGATCGAGGCGGCGTTCCGGGCGGCCCGCGCCGCGGATCCGGGCGCGAAGCTCTGCTACAACGACTACAACACCGACGGCATCAACGCGAAGTCGACGGGCATCTACAACATGGTCCGCGACTTCAAGTCGCGCGGCGTGCCGATCGACTGCGTCGGCTTCCAGTCGCACCTGGGCACCACGATCCCCGGCGACTACCAGGCCAACCTCCAGCGCTTCGCCGACCTGGGCGTCGAGGTGCAGATCACCGAGCTGGACGTGATGACCGGCGGCAACCAGGCGAACATCTACGCCGCCGTGACCCGCGCCTGCCTGGCGGTGTCGCGCTGCACCGGCATCACGGTCTGGGGCGTGCGGGACTGCGACTCGTGGCGCGGCTCGGACAACGCGCTGCTGTTCGACTGCGCGGGCAACAAGAAGGCGGCGTACAACGCGGTGCTCGACGCGCTGAACGCCGGCGGCAACAACCCGCCGCCGACCACGACCCCGCCGCCGAACAACCCGACCACCCCGCCGCCGGGTCAGGGCGGGTGTTCGGCCTCGGTGTCGCTGAACTCCTGGACCGGTGGGTTCGTGGCGACGGTGAAGGTGACCGCGGGCTCGTCGGGCACCCGGGGATGGACCGTCACCATGACGTTGCCGGGCGGCGCGAGCATCACCAACACCTGGAGCGCCACCGCGAGCGGGAGCAGCGGCACGGTGCGGTTCGCGAACGTGAGCTACAACGGCCAGCTCGGCGCCGGTCAGAGCACCGAGTTCGGGTTCCAGGGCAACGGCAGCGGATCGGGCATGACGCCCACCTGCTCCGCGACCTGA
- the chvE gene encoding multiple monosaccharide ABC transporter substrate-binding protein, which produces MRRRLLAALSGAALAISLAACSGEGAGGGGDTSSAKPGDLTIGVSMPTQTSERWIADGNSVKEKLQAKGYKVDLQYAGDDIPTQSQQIDQMITQGADVLVIAPIDGTALSGQLQAAAAAKIPVISYDRLIRNSPNVSFYVSFDNYKVGVAQANALLVGLGLLTKDGAKGTATGPFNVELFAGSLDDNNAGFFFNGAMDTLKPYFDAGTLKVKSGQTKIEQAAILRWQQETAQKRMEDLLTSSYNDGSKVDGVLSPFDGLSRGIITALQNAGYRGGAKKMPVVTGQDAEVASVKLINDGVQSSTVFKDTRLLAEQAVIAAEAFLRKEEPKANETKAYDNGVKVVPAFLLPVQTVYKEDIKSVLIDSGYLTEQEVAAGRAG; this is translated from the coding sequence GTGCGCAGACGACTTCTGGCCGCACTCAGCGGTGCCGCGCTCGCGATCAGCCTGGCCGCCTGCAGCGGCGAGGGCGCGGGAGGCGGCGGAGACACCAGCTCGGCCAAGCCCGGCGACCTGACGATCGGCGTCTCGATGCCGACGCAGACCTCGGAACGGTGGATCGCCGACGGCAACTCGGTGAAGGAGAAGCTCCAGGCCAAGGGCTACAAGGTCGACCTCCAGTACGCCGGGGACGACATCCCGACCCAGTCGCAGCAGATCGACCAGATGATCACGCAGGGCGCGGACGTGCTGGTCATCGCCCCGATCGACGGCACCGCGCTCAGCGGCCAGCTCCAGGCCGCCGCGGCGGCGAAGATCCCGGTCATCTCCTACGACCGGCTCATCCGCAACAGCCCGAACGTCAGCTTCTACGTCAGCTTCGACAACTACAAGGTCGGCGTGGCGCAGGCCAACGCGCTCCTGGTCGGGCTCGGCCTGCTCACCAAGGACGGCGCCAAGGGCACCGCCACCGGCCCGTTCAACGTGGAGCTGTTCGCCGGCTCGCTCGACGACAACAACGCCGGGTTCTTCTTCAACGGCGCGATGGACACGCTGAAGCCGTACTTCGACGCCGGGACGCTGAAGGTCAAGTCCGGGCAGACCAAGATCGAGCAGGCCGCCATCCTGCGCTGGCAGCAGGAGACCGCGCAGAAGCGGATGGAGGACCTGCTCACCTCCAGCTACAACGACGGCAGCAAGGTCGACGGCGTGCTGTCGCCGTTCGACGGCCTGTCCCGCGGCATCATCACCGCGCTCCAGAACGCCGGCTACCGCGGCGGCGCCAAGAAGATGCCGGTGGTGACCGGCCAGGACGCCGAGGTCGCCTCGGTCAAGCTGATCAACGACGGCGTGCAGAGCTCGACCGTCTTCAAGGACACCCGGCTGCTGGCCGAGCAGGCGGTGATCGCCGCCGAGGCGTTCCTGCGCAAGGAGGAGCCGAAGGCCAACGAGACCAAGGCGTACGACAACGGCGTCAAGGTCGTGCCGGCGTTCCTGCTGCCGGTGCAGACCGTCTACAAGGAGGACATCAAGTCCGTCCTGATCGACTCCGGCTACCTGACCGAGCAGGAGGTCGCCGCGGGCCGGGCCGGCTGA
- a CDS encoding SpoIIE family protein phosphatase → MSGADTDPRTRADVFAVDAEIGPDLARIDWSAHPLGPPDTWPQSLRTAVRILLSSRFPMWMAWGPQLSFFCNAAYRRDTLGRKYPWALGLPANEVWAEIWDDIGPRVDTVLRTGEATWDEGLLLFLERAGYREETYHTFSYSPLRADDGSLVGMLCVVSEDTERVIGERRMATLRDLGSDPSVIRTEQETLAFVSRQLARNPQDLPFTLTYLYDDDGGARLVEATGLAAGHPAAPATLSPGDPAAPWPAGALTEGESVRVALDGPAFTDLPAGVWPAAPAEALLVPLRQQGGAPYGFLVAGLNRYRALDDGYRGFVELTAGHLATGIASARSYQAQQRRAEELAELDRAKTAFFSNISHEFRTPLTLIMGPLDELRGRLQGADEQVRTELDVIRRNGLRLGKLVNSLLDFSRIEAGRMQARYEPVDLAAVTADLASVFRSAIERAGLSFEVDCPPLPEPVHLDRGMWEKVVLNLLSNALKFTFDGTIRVELRADGDAAVLRISDTGIGVPADEMPRLFERFHRIENARSRSDEGSGIGLALVQELVTLHGGDIDASSAVGRGTTFTIRLPFGTAHLPADALAPAGTGRAPVSAEPFVQEALRWLPADPGAAVGEGDPAEGPVQPLPGGAPARVLVADDNADMREYLTRLLRSAGHEVRAVADGRAALDAARAHTPDLVVSDVMMPRLDGLQLVAALRADQRTAGTPVLLLSARAGQEASIEGLEAGADDYLVKPFPAAELLARVRANVELARLRNHHARWRTALVDSLQEAFFVCDEDGAVVEINAAFTGILGYGTEDLPYPAVHPWWPDREAEPEAHRQVAEAFSRLVGQTRGTYTVPVTHRDGHRIWISAAFNQVDDPDSGRRMIVGTFRDVTAEHYAVQRETALAGLSMRLSQADDLTDALHGVLDELRKLWRAAGVLTAVFRDLPAPEVTATDPAARWETLPQERRQALLALRDTPLLTPVATRTHGAGIAVEHPHGTMALWIDLGEKRPFTEQDQTLLALLAGHIGQGLHRVHQIDQQRETALALQRAILGPAQLPAGFAVRYSPAAMPLKVGGDWYDTVELPDGRIGIVVGDCVGHGLQAATVMGQLRSACRALLLQDPSPARTLVALDRFAALLPGASCATVFCGVLDPATGLMRYSSAGHPPAIVVRADGTPELLQHGRSRPLAVRPGQERPEAEATVPPRATLMLYTDGLVERRRQPITAGIARATDAIQQGHHAPVEVLATEIMDRLTPDGGYHDDVALLLYRHPGPLELEFPAESTRLAEVRTALRGWLDRCGLAPAHAYNILVAAGEACANAIEHGHRDNPGGRIRLRAAATAGALRLSVTDSGHWRDRDQPPDPHRGRGLVLMRALMDNISVTPGATGTTVDMQARITP, encoded by the coding sequence ATGAGCGGCGCTGACACCGACCCGCGTACGCGTGCCGACGTCTTCGCCGTGGACGCGGAGATCGGGCCGGACCTGGCGCGGATCGACTGGTCGGCGCACCCCCTGGGCCCGCCGGACACCTGGCCGCAGAGCCTGCGGACCGCGGTGCGGATCCTGCTGTCCTCCCGGTTCCCGATGTGGATGGCCTGGGGGCCGCAGCTCAGTTTCTTCTGTAACGCCGCCTACCGGCGGGACACGCTCGGCCGCAAGTACCCGTGGGCGCTGGGGCTGCCGGCGAACGAGGTATGGGCGGAGATCTGGGACGACATCGGCCCTCGTGTCGACACCGTGCTGCGCACCGGCGAGGCGACCTGGGACGAGGGCCTGCTGCTGTTCCTGGAGCGCGCCGGCTACCGGGAGGAGACGTACCACACGTTCTCCTACAGCCCGCTGCGCGCCGACGACGGCAGCCTGGTCGGGATGCTCTGTGTGGTCAGCGAGGACACCGAGCGGGTCATCGGCGAACGGCGGATGGCCACGCTGCGCGACCTCGGCTCGGACCCGAGCGTCATCCGCACCGAACAGGAGACGCTCGCGTTCGTCAGCCGCCAGCTGGCCCGCAACCCGCAGGACCTGCCGTTCACGCTCACCTACCTGTACGACGACGACGGCGGCGCCCGGCTGGTGGAGGCGACCGGGCTGGCGGCGGGCCATCCGGCGGCCCCCGCCACGCTGTCCCCCGGCGACCCGGCCGCGCCGTGGCCGGCCGGCGCCCTCACCGAGGGCGAGTCGGTGCGGGTCGCGCTCGACGGCCCCGCCTTCACGGACCTGCCCGCCGGTGTCTGGCCCGCCGCGCCGGCCGAGGCGCTCCTGGTGCCGCTGCGCCAGCAGGGCGGAGCGCCGTACGGGTTCCTGGTCGCCGGGCTGAACCGCTACCGGGCGCTGGACGACGGGTACCGCGGCTTCGTCGAGCTGACCGCCGGGCATCTGGCCACCGGGATCGCCAGCGCCCGCAGCTACCAGGCGCAGCAGCGGCGCGCCGAGGAACTCGCCGAGCTGGACCGCGCGAAGACCGCGTTCTTCTCCAACATCAGTCACGAGTTCCGCACCCCGCTCACCTTGATCATGGGACCGCTGGACGAGTTGCGCGGCCGGTTGCAGGGCGCCGACGAGCAGGTCCGCACCGAGCTGGACGTCATCCGCCGCAACGGGCTGCGCCTGGGCAAGCTGGTCAACAGCCTGCTCGACTTCTCCCGCATCGAGGCCGGGCGGATGCAGGCCCGCTACGAGCCGGTGGACCTGGCCGCGGTGACCGCCGACCTGGCGAGCGTCTTCCGGTCGGCTATCGAACGGGCCGGTTTGTCCTTCGAGGTCGACTGCCCGCCCCTGCCCGAGCCGGTGCACCTGGACCGCGGCATGTGGGAGAAGGTGGTGCTGAACCTGCTCAGCAACGCGCTGAAGTTCACCTTCGACGGCACGATCCGGGTGGAGCTGCGCGCCGATGGCGACGCGGCGGTGCTGCGGATCTCCGACACCGGCATCGGCGTACCCGCCGACGAGATGCCGCGCCTGTTCGAGCGGTTCCACCGCATCGAGAACGCCCGCTCCCGTTCCGACGAGGGCAGCGGCATCGGCCTGGCCCTGGTCCAGGAGCTGGTCACGCTGCACGGCGGCGACATCGACGCGTCCAGCGCGGTGGGCCGGGGCACCACCTTCACGATCCGGCTGCCGTTCGGCACCGCCCACCTGCCCGCCGACGCGCTCGCCCCGGCGGGCACCGGCCGGGCGCCGGTGTCGGCCGAGCCGTTCGTGCAGGAGGCGCTGCGCTGGCTGCCCGCCGACCCGGGCGCCGCCGTCGGCGAGGGCGACCCGGCCGAGGGGCCGGTCCAGCCGCTGCCCGGTGGGGCGCCGGCCCGGGTCCTGGTGGCCGACGACAACGCCGACATGCGGGAGTACCTCACCCGGCTGCTGCGCTCGGCCGGACACGAGGTGCGGGCCGTCGCCGACGGGCGGGCCGCGCTGGACGCCGCCCGCGCGCACACCCCCGACCTGGTGGTCAGCGACGTGATGATGCCCCGGCTCGACGGCCTGCAACTGGTGGCCGCGCTGCGCGCCGACCAGCGTACGGCCGGCACTCCGGTGCTGCTGCTGTCCGCCCGCGCCGGTCAGGAGGCCTCGATCGAGGGGTTGGAGGCCGGCGCCGACGACTACCTGGTCAAGCCGTTCCCGGCCGCCGAGCTGCTGGCCCGGGTACGCGCGAACGTGGAGCTGGCCCGGCTGCGCAACCACCACGCCCGCTGGCGTACCGCGCTCGTCGACTCGTTGCAGGAGGCGTTCTTCGTCTGCGACGAGGACGGCGCGGTGGTCGAGATCAACGCGGCGTTCACCGGCATCCTCGGGTACGGAACCGAGGACCTGCCCTACCCCGCGGTGCACCCGTGGTGGCCGGACCGGGAGGCCGAGCCCGAGGCGCACCGCCAGGTGGCAGAGGCGTTCTCGAGACTCGTGGGGCAGACCCGTGGCACGTACACCGTGCCGGTGACCCACCGCGACGGGCACCGGATCTGGATCTCGGCCGCGTTCAACCAGGTCGACGACCCGGACAGCGGCCGCCGGATGATCGTCGGCACGTTCCGCGACGTCACCGCCGAGCACTACGCCGTGCAGCGGGAGACCGCCCTGGCCGGGCTCAGCATGCGGCTGTCGCAGGCCGACGACCTCACCGACGCGCTGCACGGGGTGCTGGACGAGCTGCGCAAGCTGTGGCGGGCGGCCGGCGTGCTCACCGCCGTCTTCCGCGACCTGCCCGCCCCCGAGGTGACCGCCACCGATCCGGCGGCCCGGTGGGAGACGTTACCGCAGGAGCGCCGGCAGGCGTTGCTCGCGCTGCGGGACACCCCGCTGCTGACCCCGGTGGCGACGCGTACGCACGGCGCCGGCATCGCCGTCGAGCATCCGCACGGCACCATGGCGCTCTGGATCGACCTGGGCGAGAAGCGGCCCTTCACCGAGCAGGACCAGACGCTGCTGGCGCTGCTGGCCGGCCACATCGGGCAGGGGCTGCACCGGGTGCACCAGATCGACCAGCAGCGGGAGACCGCGCTGGCCCTGCAACGGGCGATCCTCGGCCCGGCGCAGCTCCCCGCCGGTTTCGCGGTGCGGTACTCCCCCGCCGCGATGCCGCTCAAGGTCGGCGGCGACTGGTACGACACCGTCGAGCTGCCGGACGGGCGCATCGGCATCGTGGTCGGCGACTGCGTGGGACACGGCCTTCAGGCCGCGACGGTGATGGGTCAGCTGCGCAGCGCCTGCCGTGCCCTGCTGTTGCAGGACCCGAGCCCGGCCCGGACGCTCGTGGCGCTGGACCGGTTCGCCGCGCTGCTGCCGGGGGCGTCCTGCGCCACCGTCTTCTGTGGCGTCCTCGACCCGGCCACCGGCCTGATGCGCTACTCCAGCGCCGGTCACCCACCGGCCATCGTGGTCCGCGCCGACGGCACTCCCGAACTGCTGCAGCACGGCCGGTCCCGGCCGCTGGCCGTACGCCCCGGGCAGGAACGTCCCGAGGCGGAGGCGACGGTCCCGCCGCGCGCCACCCTGATGCTCTACACCGACGGCCTGGTGGAACGCCGCCGCCAGCCGATCACCGCCGGCATCGCCCGCGCCACCGACGCCATCCAGCAGGGCCACCACGCGCCGGTCGAGGTGCTGGCGACCGAGATCATGGACCGGCTCACCCCGGACGGCGGCTACCACGACGACGTGGCCCTGCTGCTCTACCGTCACCCCGGGCCGCTGGAACTGGAGTTCCCGGCCGAGTCGACGCGCCTGGCCGAGGTCCGCACCGCGCTGCGGGGATGGCTGGACCGCTGCGGGCTGGCCCCGGCCCACGCGTACAACATCCTGGTGGCGGCCGGGGAGGCGTGCGCCAACGCGATCGAGCACGGGCACCGCGACAACCCGGGCGGCCGGATCCGGCTGCGCGCCGCCGCCACCGCCGGCGCCCTGCGCCTGAGCGTCAC
- a CDS encoding 12-oxophytodienoate reductase: MNATLDTGSPVTPLLEPVTVAGLPLPSRFVMAPMTRNRAPGGVPTPEMADYYRRRAAAGIGLIVTEGVLVDHPSAGHEDTVPRMTAGAAEAGWRGVVEAVHAAGGRIAAQLWHLGSLREPVDGRPAWTPSGVREPGRPAPYAMTAADVDTLLAAYANAAGVAVRAGFDAIEIHAAHGYLLDEFLWPYTNRRTDAFGGSPERRAAFPAAVVRAVRAQVPARHPVIVRFSQFKERAFDARIAETPAELAQILGAFAEAGADVLHASQRRFWQPAFPGSPLNLAGWAKRLTGLPSITVGSVGLRRDFLRPDGPESVAGLAARLADGEFDLVALGRALLGNPAWVTHAAAGRLGEIVDYRKAHEDVYP, translated from the coding sequence ATGAACGCGACCCTGGACACCGGATCGCCGGTGACGCCGCTGCTGGAACCCGTCACCGTCGCCGGGCTGCCGTTGCCGTCCCGCTTCGTGATGGCGCCGATGACCCGTAACCGCGCGCCGGGCGGCGTGCCGACGCCGGAGATGGCCGACTACTACCGGCGCCGCGCCGCGGCCGGCATCGGCCTGATCGTCACCGAGGGTGTGCTGGTCGACCATCCCAGCGCGGGGCACGAGGACACCGTGCCCCGGATGACCGCCGGCGCGGCCGAGGCCGGCTGGCGGGGAGTGGTCGAGGCCGTGCACGCCGCCGGCGGCCGGATCGCCGCGCAGCTGTGGCACCTGGGCAGCCTGCGCGAACCGGTCGACGGCCGTCCGGCGTGGACCCCCTCGGGGGTACGCGAGCCGGGCCGTCCCGCGCCGTACGCGATGACCGCGGCCGACGTGGACACCCTGCTCGCGGCGTACGCGAATGCAGCAGGGGTCGCGGTGCGGGCCGGGTTCGACGCGATCGAGATCCACGCGGCGCACGGTTACCTGCTCGACGAGTTCCTGTGGCCGTACACGAACCGCCGGACCGACGCGTTCGGCGGCTCGCCGGAGCGGCGGGCGGCGTTCCCGGCGGCGGTGGTGCGCGCGGTCCGCGCGCAGGTCCCGGCGCGTCACCCGGTGATCGTGCGGTTCTCCCAGTTCAAGGAGCGGGCGTTCGACGCGCGGATCGCCGAGACCCCGGCCGAGCTGGCGCAGATCCTCGGCGCGTTCGCCGAGGCCGGCGCGGACGTGCTGCACGCCTCGCAGCGCCGCTTCTGGCAGCCGGCGTTCCCCGGCTCGCCGCTGAACCTGGCCGGCTGGGCGAAGCGTCTCACCGGCCTGCCGTCGATCACCGTCGGCTCGGTCGGGCTGCGGCGGGACTTCCTGCGCCCGGACGGCCCGGAGTCGGTGGCGGGCCTGGCCGCGCGGCTGGCGGACGGGGAGTTCGACCTGGTCGCGCTGGGCCGCGCGCTGCTGGGCAACCCGGCCTGGGTGACGCACGCCGCCGCCGGACGGCTGGGCGAGATCGTCGACTACCGCAAGGCACACGAGGACGTGTACCCGTAG